The nucleotide sequence GGGCCGGAACGTTGACGCTGGAATAGCCGGGTACGAGCATCAGGCAGGCGCCGATGCGGCAGAACACGATGAACGTGACCAGCACGCTGTCGGCGAGGCCGCTGATCACGATATGGCTCCGAGCGCCCGGATTTCGGCGCTGCGCGCGACTTCGACATGCGACAGGATCGGCAAGGTCGGGAACACGCGCTCCAGGATCATCCGGACATAGGGACGGGCTTCCGGGGTCACCGCCAGAACCACGCTGGTGCCGTTCTCGGTGAACTTGCGGATCGCGGCGCTGGCTTCGGTCGCGAACTGCTCGATCAGGCGCGGATCGGCGTCGAATTCGACGACGTCGCCCTTGCCGTCGCGCTTCAGGCTCTGATGGAACGCGAGGTCCCAGCGATTGCCGAGGCGGACGACGTTCAGCACGCCGTTGTCGGAGAGGTCGCCGCAGATCTGCTGGGCGAGGCGCGTGCGCACATGCTCGGCGACCTGCTCGGACCGCCGCACATGCGGCGCGATCTCGGCGATGGCCTCGAGGATCAGATGGAGGTTGCGGATCGACACGCGCTCGGCCAGCAGAATCTTCAGGATCGCCAGCAGGCCCGAATAGGAGATCTGCGACGGGCAGATATCCTCGACCAGGCGCTTATATTCGGGATCGAGACGATCGAGCAGCGCGCGCATGTCCCTGTACGACAGGAGCTGGGCGAGGTTCGCCCTGAGCACTTCGCTCAGATGCGTGAGCAGCACCGACAGATTGTCGACCGGCTTGCAGCCCTGACGCTTGACCTCGTCGGTGAAGGCCTCCGTCACCCACAGCGCCTTCATGCCGAAAGCGGGCTCGATCACCTCTTCGCCGGGCACGTCGGGCTTGCCGTCCTTGTCGACGAGCACCAGCACCTCGCCGAGCCTGAGCTCGCCATGGGCGACACGCGTATCGTGGATCCGGATCTGGTATCCCTTGGGATCGATCGACAGATTGTCGCTGAGCTTGATGTCGGGAATGACGAAGCCGTATTGCTTGGCGAACTTCTTGCGGATCTTGCTGACACGGTGCGCAAGCTCGGTGCGCGAGCCCAGCAGATGGACCGAGAGATGGCCGCCGAGCGACAGCTCGATCTCCGCGGTCTTGAGCGATTCCTTGACGGAGTCCTTGGCCTCGGCCTGGGCGCGCTCGTCGGCCTTGCGCGCATCCTCTTTGCGTTCCCGCGCCGCCTGCCGCCTCGGCAGCGAGTAGCCGACGAAGGCCATGGCGCCGCCGAGCAGAAGGAACGGCGCCATCGGCAGTCCCGGCATCAGGGCGAGCACGAACATCATCAGCGCGGCGGCGGAGACCGCACGCGGATAACCGCTGAGCTGCCGCAGCACCGCCTGCTCCGCCGAGCCGCGGGTGCCTCCCTTCGAGACCAGCAGGCCCGCCGACAGCGACACGATGAGAGCCGGCATCTGCGACACCAGACCGTCGCCGACGGAGAGCTTGGTGTAGACGTCGGCGGCGCGGGCCAGCGTCAATCCGTGATGCGTCACGCCGATGATGATGCCGCCGAAGATGTTGATCGCGGTGATGATCAGGCCGGCGATGGCGTCGCCGCGGACGAATTTCGAGGCACCGTCCATGGCGCCGAAAAACGCGCTCTCCTCTTCGAGCTCGCGGCGCCGGCGCTGGGCCTCCTTGTCGTCGATCAGGCCTGCGGACAGATCGGCGTCGATCGCCATCTGCTTGCCCGGGATGGCGTCCAGGGTGAAGCGGGCACCGACTTCGGCGATACGCGTCGCACCCTTGGTGATCACGACGAAATTCACCGTGACCAGGATGGCGAAGATGATCAGACCGATCACGAAGTCGCCGCCCATGACGAACTTCGAGAAGCCGGCAACGACATGGCCTGCGGCTTGCTCGCCCTCCCCGCCCCGCGACAGGATCAGGCGGGTGGTCGCAACGTTGAGCGCCAGCCGCAGGATCGTCGCGATCAGCAGCACGGTCGGGAAGGCGGAGAAGTCGAGCGGCCGCTGGATCCACAGCGCGACCATCAGGATCAGCGCCGACAATGCGATCGAGAACGCAAGGCCAAGGTCGATCAGGATCGGCGGAATTGGCAGGAACAGGATCGTGAGCATGGCCACGATGCCGCCTGCGAAAAAGGCGTCGGCCCCCAATCGTCGCGGGGTGGGCAGGCTAGCAGCTAATGTATCGGCCATGGGTCACCGGCAGAGGATCCGCCCCGTAATCTGCCGTGCAAAGCTTACGCGAGGGTGGTGGCCCGGGGCTCTCGCGGATCAGAAGCCGTGCTCGATCCGCGAATAGACCATCTCGGTGAAGGTAGAGAGATGCGCGCCGATGAAGGAGCCGGAGACGGCAACGACCAGGAGAATGACGATGATCTTCGGCACGAAGGTCAGCGTCACCTCCTGAACCTGGGTCAGGGCCTGGATCAGTGCAATGGCGGTTCCGACGAGCATCGCGGCGCCGACGGCGGGGCCGGAGGCGACGATGATGGTCCAGATCGCCGCCTGGACGATGTCGAGGGCGTCCCTCTCGTTCATGACTGGCTGATCGTGAGCCCGGGCCCGACCGCGACCTTCGTGCCGTTCTCGAGGGTCGCGATGGAGCCGTCGCTATTGATGGAGACCGAAGCGACCTTGCCGCTGAAGGTGGCTCCGGTCGAGTCGGTGAAGCTCACGGTCTTTCCGATCAGCCCGTTGGCCTGCGACAGCGACTGCGAGGACAGCAGCGCATCCAGCTTCGTATTGGTCTGCATCGCCTGCTCGACCGTCGAGAGCTGGGCGAACTGGCTCATATATTGCGATGTGTCCATCGGATTGGTCGGATCCTGGTTCTTCATCTCGGCGACGAGAAGCTGAAGAAACGTGTTGTAGTCGACGCTGTTGCTCGCCGTGGTCGTGGTGGAGTTGGTCGAACTGGACTTGCTGGTGCTGTCGGTCGCGCTTGTGACGTTCATGTAGCCTCTCCGCTGTCAGGCAGCCTCGAATGGGATCTCGGTGATGGTGCCGGCCAGATTGGCCAGGATTGCGTCTTCCACCGGAAACAGCGCCCGGATCCGCTTGAGCGCCTCGAAGTAGCGGGTCGCCCCGACCAGCTCGTCGACCGCGCCAAGGCCGGCCAGCATCTCGTGGCTCTCGCACACCGCGAGCAGCGCCGCATGGTGCTGCGCGTAGAGCGCCGCAGCGTCCCGGACATCGGTCGGATTCATCAACATGAGCTGGACGATAAAGTAGAGCTGCCGCAGCGCCGTGGTGGCGTCGGACGCCTGCATGACCTGCCCTTCGAGCAGGAACATCACGTCGTTGACGAGCTCGACGGAGACCTTGCGGTCCACGCGCAGCACCGCGCCGTTGATGTAGATCCGTTCGCCCGCCCGCAAGGAGATTTTCATCAGAGCGCGTCTCGGATCAGGCGGTTGATTTCGATGAGCTGCATCACGTCGTTCGACCTCTCCTCGCGAAGGCGATCGGCTTCCTTGACGACCCACAGGCCGATCGAGATGATGTCGGCACGCAGCTTCTCGGGAAGTCCGTTCTCCGGATGGGCGAGATCCTCGATGAAGATCGTCCACAGCCGCCGCACGTAGAGCAGGCTCTCGACCAGGTCCTCGCGGCTGAAGCGCGCTCCCTGGAGCCGCTCGAGCCGGTCGATGCCGAGACTGAGCGCCTGCCGTTCGCGGCCCCGCGCCTCATAGCCGCTATCATCGACGACCGCTTCATAGGCTTCAAACGTCATCAGGACCACTCTGCGCAGAAAATCGAACAACGAGACAAAGGTTACGAGCCCTACAAATGGCTCAGAGATAGTTGATGAGGCTGATCTTCTGGAGCTGCGAGGTCAGCGCCAGCGCCGTCTGGATCTGGGTCTGCAAGGTGTTGACCCGGACCGAGGCCTCGGTCGGGTCGACCGCCTCCATGCCGACGATCTGATTGTTCAGAATGTCCTGCTGCGTCTTGAGCTTTTCGGTGGCGCCGGTGATCCGCTGCTGGACTGTGCCGACGCCGCCGCCGAGCGCAGCGAGGTCCGTGATGGCGCTGCCGACGAGGCCGATGGCCTTGTCCACGACGACCTCGAACGTCTCCTGGCTCAGGTTCGTGTTCCCGAGATCCGCCATCATGGTGTAGGCCTCGGCGAGCTTGCGGAAGCCGATCTGGTTGGCGCTTACGGACGTATCGGCGACCTCGGTCGTGGAGATACGGCTCTGCATGGTCTGGTCGGTTGCCGACGACCAATTGGTGTTCCAGGCCGGGCTCGCGAACTCGGCATCGAAGGTGGTGTCGAGGAAGCTCTGCATTTGGGCCGGAGTAATGCTGCTCACGCTGGCCGAGGACTGCGAAAAGCCGAAGGTCGAAAGGAAATCGGAGTCGACCTGGTTCTTGCTGGCCGAACCCGCGGCGTAAGCCGTGATCGGCGCGTTCTGCGTGTTGATGCCCGAGAAAAGATACGAGCCGTTATAGGAGACGTTCAGCGCGCCGATCAGATCCTGGAGGTTCGAGGACGCAGGCGGCAGGATGATGCGCCCGCCGCCGTCGGTGCTGCGGGCCGCGATCAGGTCCTTGAGAAAGGACGTTGCGGTCGTGTTGAGCTGGGTGATCCGGTTCTGCGTCGTGTCCAGACGTCCCGAGACGAGCGCGTTGGTATCGACGAGCTGATCGGCGAAGCTCAGGTCCGCCCGCAGGCCGACGTCGTTTCCCGTCGTGGCGCCAAGCTGGAGGCCGACATCGGCGAAGCGACCAGTGGTGGCTTCCTTCGAGGCCTTGGTCAGCGCTGCCTGATTGCTCGTGATCGAAGACCTCAGGGACGAAGACAGCATCAAGGTCGAGATGTAGTTGGCGCTCATCATGACTTAGTTCCCCACGGCAGCCAGCAGGCTCTGCAACATTTCGTCGACGGTCGAGATGATCTTCGACGACGCCGAATAGGTACGCTCGACCTGAAGCATCAAGGACATCTCGTCGTCCATGTTGACGCCGCTGACGTTCGACAGCGCCGCGGTGCTGCGGTCGAGCAGCGTGTTCTGGTAGGTGGCGTTGTCATCCGCGGTCTTGCGCTGGTTTTCGATCCAGCTCGTCGACGAAGCCGCGAAATCGATCAGGCTGCCGCTCGGCTTGCCTTGCGTGGTTGCATCGAACGGCTGCGACGCATCCATGTCGCCGATCAGCTCCTGCAGACGGGTCGAGTAGCCGGCGTTGCCGGCGGTGTTGTATCGGTATGCGGCGTTGCCGCTGATCGCGCCGTCACGCAGCAGATTGGGGTTGCCGCCCTGGGCCGGATCGACCGACGCGGCGACACTGATCAAGCCGGCAAGGCCGACCGAGACGGTGGCGCTCGCGGGCATCGCCGGCGCGCCCGGATAGGTGAAGAGGCCCGGCACGTCGGGCAGCGCGGCGCCGGACTGGTCGACTTCCTTGAAGGCTTCGACCAGGCCGCGCGCGATTTCGTCGAGCTGGCTCTGATACGTGACCGTAGCGTTGTCGCGCAATTCGGCGAGGCCCGCGAGCTTGCCGGTCTTGATCGGCATCACGGAATTGGCGCCGGTGACCGGGACACCGTCGATATAGACGGCATTGCCGGTGGTCCCGGCCGTATAGATGTTGGTCGCCGTGAAGCTGACCGAGCGCGCCGTCTTGTCGAACAGCACGACGCCGCTGTCGGTGTAGAGCGCCGCGTCGCCGTTGGCGCGGAGCGTCATCGAGACACCGACCTCCTGCGACATCTTCGAAACGATGGTGTCGCGCTGGTCCAGATAGTCGGTGACGTCGTCACCGGTGACCGTACCCTTCACGATCGCCGTGTTGACCTTTTCGAACTGGCTCAGCAGCTGGTTGATATTGGCGACCGACGTCGCCATGTCGGCGTCCGCTCCCTCGCGTACCGTCTGCACGGTCTTGGTCGCCTGGTTGAGTGCGGTCGCCATGTCCTTGGCGGAGGTGACCGCCGCCTGCGCCAGCGTGGTGTTATCAGGAGCGTTGGCATATTGCTGCAGCGCCTTCTTCAGCGCATTGAGCTGCGCCGTCGGCGACTGGTCAAGCTCCGGATCGTCGACCGTGGCAGATGCGATCTTCTGGAGACCGTCAAAGATCGCGCTCTGCTTGGCCGACGACGAGGTCGCGATCAGGACGTTGTTGTAGAGACCCGAGCTGGCGGCGCGCTGGATCGCCGCCACATAGACGCCGGCCCCGGGGAGATTGTCCAGCACGGCGATCTTGCGCGAATAGCCGGCGGCGCTGGCACCGGCGATGTTGCGCGAGATGGTCGACGACTGGATGCCCGACGCCATGAGCGAGGCGCGAGCGGAGTCGAGAGCAGCGGTAAGGGACATGATTGACTCTTGCCCGGGATGCGCGCCTGAGGATTCAGCGCTTCAGGTTGACGACGACGTCGAGCAGGTCGGCGCCGGTCTGGAACGATTTCGAGTTCGCGGTGAAGCCGCGCTGCGCCTCGATCATGCCGGTGAGTTCGTCCGCGAGATCGACGTTGGAATCTTCCAGCGCGCCGGACTGGATCGTGCCGAGCCCGCCGGTGCCGGCATTTCCGGCCTGCGCATTGCCGGAATTCGCGTTGGTCGAATAGACGTTACCCGGTTCGGGCGTCAGATTGTCGGGGCTCTGAACGTCGGCGAGCATGAGCGTATAGAGCGTCAGTTGCTGGCCGTTCGTGAGCACGGCCGTCACGTGGCCCGCCTCGTCGACATCGACCTTGTCGATCGCCGCCGGGACGCTGCCATTGACAGTGGTCTTGAAGCTGAAGTCGGTGCCGACCTGCGTCAGGTTCGACAGGTCCAGAGTCATGGCCGCACCGCCAGGAACGGTCACGGTGAGGCCCGTCGGGCTGGCCGCGGCCAGCGCACCCTTTCCGGTCGCCGTGGTGTCGAAGGTGAACGTGGAGGCGGCACCAAGCGAGGTACCCGTCGCGGAGTCATAGACCTGAACCTGCCAGGTATCCGAGCCGGCGGCCGTCGCGGTGTGGGACATGTAGACGTCGAGCGTCACGGCCTGGCCGATATTGTTGTAGGCCACGATCGAGCTTTTCGATGAATAAGACGCCGGGCCGGGCGGACCGGCAATGACCGCCGCTTTCGGATCCAGATTGCCGGTCGTGAGCGTCCCCGCCGTGGACGGCACGGGCACCTGCGAGACCTGGGCGATGTTCACGATCTGCATTCCCGCCAGGCTGTTCTGCGAGAAATTGGTCACGAGGCCGGGCTGTCCGAGAAGGTAGTAGCCGGCC is from Bradyrhizobium xenonodulans and encodes:
- the flhA gene encoding flagellar biosynthesis protein FlhA produces the protein MADTLAASLPTPRRLGADAFFAGGIVAMLTILFLPIPPILIDLGLAFSIALSALILMVALWIQRPLDFSAFPTVLLIATILRLALNVATTRLILSRGGEGEQAAGHVVAGFSKFVMGGDFVIGLIIFAILVTVNFVVITKGATRIAEVGARFTLDAIPGKQMAIDADLSAGLIDDKEAQRRRRELEEESAFFGAMDGASKFVRGDAIAGLIITAINIFGGIIIGVTHHGLTLARAADVYTKLSVGDGLVSQMPALIVSLSAGLLVSKGGTRGSAEQAVLRQLSGYPRAVSAAALMMFVLALMPGLPMAPFLLLGGAMAFVGYSLPRRQAARERKEDARKADERAQAEAKDSVKESLKTAEIELSLGGHLSVHLLGSRTELAHRVSKIRKKFAKQYGFVIPDIKLSDNLSIDPKGYQIRIHDTRVAHGELRLGEVLVLVDKDGKPDVPGEEVIEPAFGMKALWVTEAFTDEVKRQGCKPVDNLSVLLTHLSEVLRANLAQLLSYRDMRALLDRLDPEYKRLVEDICPSQISYSGLLAILKILLAERVSIRNLHLILEAIAEIAPHVRRSEQVAEHVRTRLAQQICGDLSDNGVLNVVRLGNRWDLAFHQSLKRDGKGDVVEFDADPRLIEQFATEASAAIRKFTENGTSVVLAVTPEARPYVRMILERVFPTLPILSHVEVARSAEIRALGAIS
- the fliQ gene encoding flagellar biosynthesis protein FliQ; translated protein: MNERDALDIVQAAIWTIIVASGPAVGAAMLVGTAIALIQALTQVQEVTLTFVPKIIVILLVVAVSGSFIGAHLSTFTEMVYSRIEHGF
- the flgD gene encoding flagellar hook assembly protein FlgD, with protein sequence MNVTSATDSTSKSSSTNSTTTTASNSVDYNTFLQLLVAEMKNQDPTNPMDTSQYMSQFAQLSTVEQAMQTNTKLDALLSSQSLSQANGLIGKTVSFTDSTGATFSGKVASVSINSDGSIATLENGTKVAVGPGLTISQS
- the flbT gene encoding flagellar biosynthesis repressor FlbT gives rise to the protein MKISLRAGERIYINGAVLRVDRKVSVELVNDVMFLLEGQVMQASDATTALRQLYFIVQLMLMNPTDVRDAAALYAQHHAALLAVCESHEMLAGLGAVDELVGATRYFEALKRIRALFPVEDAILANLAGTITEIPFEAA
- the flaF gene encoding flagellar biosynthesis regulator FlaF — encoded protein: MTFEAYEAVVDDSGYEARGRERQALSLGIDRLERLQGARFSREDLVESLLYVRRLWTIFIEDLAHPENGLPEKLRADIISIGLWVVKEADRLREERSNDVMQLIEINRLIRDAL
- a CDS encoding flagellar hook-associated family protein — encoded protein: MMSANYISTLMLSSSLRSSITSNQAALTKASKEATTGRFADVGLQLGATTGNDVGLRADLSFADQLVDTNALVSGRLDTTQNRITQLNTTATSFLKDLIAARSTDGGGRIILPPASSNLQDLIGALNVSYNGSYLFSGINTQNAPITAYAAGSASKNQVDSDFLSTFGFSQSSASVSSITPAQMQSFLDTTFDAEFASPAWNTNWSSATDQTMQSRISTTEVADTSVSANQIGFRKLAEAYTMMADLGNTNLSQETFEVVVDKAIGLVGSAITDLAALGGGVGTVQQRITGATEKLKTQQDILNNQIVGMEAVDPTEASVRVNTLQTQIQTALALTSQLQKISLINYL
- the flgK gene encoding flagellar hook-associated protein FlgK, whose translation is MSLTAALDSARASLMASGIQSSTISRNIAGASAAGYSRKIAVLDNLPGAGVYVAAIQRAASSGLYNNVLIATSSSAKQSAIFDGLQKIASATVDDPELDQSPTAQLNALKKALQQYANAPDNTTLAQAAVTSAKDMATALNQATKTVQTVREGADADMATSVANINQLLSQFEKVNTAIVKGTVTGDDVTDYLDQRDTIVSKMSQEVGVSMTLRANGDAALYTDSGVVLFDKTARSVSFTATNIYTAGTTGNAVYIDGVPVTGANSVMPIKTGKLAGLAELRDNATVTYQSQLDEIARGLVEAFKEVDQSGAALPDVPGLFTYPGAPAMPASATVSVGLAGLISVAASVDPAQGGNPNLLRDGAISGNAAYRYNTAGNAGYSTRLQELIGDMDASQPFDATTQGKPSGSLIDFAASSTSWIENQRKTADDNATYQNTLLDRSTAALSNVSGVNMDDEMSLMLQVERTYSASSKIISTVDEMLQSLLAAVGN
- a CDS encoding flagellar hook protein FlgE, whose protein sequence is MSLYGVMRTGVSGMSAQSNKLSTVSDNIANVNTTGYKRASTEFSSLILKSGSGNYDSGAVETTVRYAISDAGHTQFTTSTTDLAVQGNGFFVVSNANNTQQFLTRAGSFVPDSQGNLVNAAGYYLLGQPGLVTNFSQNSLAGMQIVNIAQVSQVPVPSTAGTLTTGNLDPKAAVIAGPPGPASYSSKSSIVAYNNIGQAVTLDVYMSHTATAAGSDTWQVQVYDSATGTSLGAASTFTFDTTATGKGALAAASPTGLTVTVPGGAAMTLDLSNLTQVGTDFSFKTTVNGSVPAAIDKVDVDEAGHVTAVLTNGQQLTLYTLMLADVQSPDNLTPEPGNVYSTNANSGNAQAGNAGTGGLGTIQSGALEDSNVDLADELTGMIEAQRGFTANSKSFQTGADLLDVVVNLKR